One genomic window of Campylobacter curvus includes the following:
- a CDS encoding acyltransferase family protein — protein MIDIKNNNFDFLRLFAACQIMFGHTAYFLKVENTEFYAITEFFSNFYGVAIFFLISGFLISYSYDRNKDIFIYFKNRFLRIFPALYVNLLMGIFLLNYFYPVKFDYEFLKWLCTQLTCLQFFNLKASEAFGTGEINAPLWTISIELFFYASLPVIFWIFKKSKSIVFILFVISLIFFVYNRLSDHNIFINKLINVSLLPYLFIFLLGFYFYRYFSFLHIYIYNNFYIYLLIFCIFKIFNYYFPSIAMDIMINCIIFSFLVFSFAYSFGGLNKIFKNNDFTYGTYIYHMYFINIFVELGYTKEQKYAFMVMLLSLLCGVISWFVVEKPILGLKTNSLYNIRHKNV, from the coding sequence ATGATAGATATTAAAAATAATAATTTTGATTTTTTACGTTTATTTGCTGCATGTCAGATAATGTTTGGGCATACGGCATATTTTTTAAAAGTAGAAAATACGGAATTTTATGCTATTACTGAATTTTTTAGTAATTTTTACGGAGTAGCTATATTTTTCTTGATTAGTGGGTTTTTGATCAGTTATTCTTACGATAGAAATAAGGATATTTTTATCTATTTTAAAAATAGATTTTTAAGGATATTTCCGGCTTTATATGTGAATTTATTAATGGGCATATTTTTGTTAAACTATTTTTATCCTGTTAAATTTGACTATGAATTTTTAAAGTGGCTATGTACTCAGCTTACTTGTTTGCAGTTTTTTAATCTCAAAGCAAGTGAGGCATTTGGTACTGGTGAGATAAATGCTCCACTTTGGACAATATCGATTGAACTGTTCTTTTATGCTAGTTTGCCTGTAATATTTTGGATATTTAAAAAAAGTAAAAGTATCGTTTTTATCCTTTTTGTTATATCTTTAATATTCTTTGTATATAATCGTTTAAGTGATCACAATATTTTTATAAATAAGCTCATAAATGTCTCTCTTTTGCCTTATTTATTTATTTTTTTACTAGGTTTTTATTTTTATAGATATTTTAGCTTTTTGCATATATATATATATAATAATTTTTATATCTATTTACTTATTTTTTGCATATTCAAAATTTTCAATTACTATTTTCCGAGCATTGCTATGGATATAATGATTAATTGTATTATATTTTCTTTTTTAGTTTTTAGTTTCGCCTATAGTTTTGGTGGATTAAATAAAATTTTTAAAAATAATGACTTTACTTACGGAACATATATTTATCATATGTATTTTATAAATATATTTGTCGAGCTTGGATATACAAAAGAGCAAAAATACGCCTTTATGGTCATGTTGTTATCACTTTTGTGTGGCGTTATTAGTTGGTTTGTCGTAGAAAAACCGATTTTAGGACTAAAAACAAATAGTTTATATAATATAAGGCATAAAAATGTCTAA
- a CDS encoding glycosyltransferase has translation MSKKILWCGNSYYGTHLKVGCNYYSELLAKDGNSVFFISPPISPFHEKSVNKIRFKQAKKGVFKAFKNYFVYTPYTILPPIKKLPLAFYFIIKIWIFFTIPNLKNILKKYSFLDVDILVIDNFAFLPLVNLIKYKKLIVRVTDRLDGFGVSKAALKAENELIKLANKVIYTSSTLQEYIKKLNGNSLYVPNGVDFYKFQGDFEKPDFFNSIKVPVAVYVGAIERWFDFELLEFLASKLKDIHFLIIGDVRYEPKNCSKLKDMENITFYGKVDNALVPNFLRYSSVGIIPFRTDMKLIDAISPLKLYEYMAAGLPVVSVKWQELEHINSPAFLASNYNKFASFLQKAISVQDRQIYLEFAKTNGWTSKIKQIIKE, from the coding sequence ATGTCTAAAAAAATACTTTGGTGTGGAAATTCGTATTATGGAACTCACTTAAAAGTTGGGTGCAATTATTATAGTGAGCTGCTTGCTAAAGATGGAAATAGTGTATTTTTTATATCGCCTCCTATTTCGCCATTTCATGAAAAAAGCGTAAATAAAATTAGATTTAAACAGGCTAAGAAAGGCGTATTTAAGGCATTTAAAAACTATTTTGTATATACGCCTTATACTATATTACCACCTATTAAAAAGCTACCACTTGCATTTTATTTTATTATAAAAATTTGGATTTTTTTTACTATTCCAAATTTAAAAAATATCTTGAAAAAATACTCTTTTTTAGATGTTGATATTTTGGTGATAGATAACTTTGCTTTTTTACCATTAGTTAATCTCATAAAATATAAAAAACTGATAGTGAGGGTAACAGATAGGCTTGATGGCTTTGGCGTCTCAAAGGCTGCATTAAAGGCAGAAAATGAGCTGATAAAGCTGGCAAATAAGGTTATCTACACTTCATCTACTTTACAAGAATACATAAAAAAATTAAACGGTAACTCGTTATATGTTCCAAACGGAGTTGATTTTTATAAATTTCAAGGTGATTTTGAAAAGCCTGATTTTTTTAACTCTATAAAAGTGCCAGTTGCAGTTTATGTCGGAGCTATCGAGAGATGGTTTGACTTTGAGCTACTTGAATTTTTAGCCAGTAAGCTAAAAGATATACATTTTTTGATAATAGGCGATGTAAGATATGAGCCTAAAAATTGTAGCAAGCTAAAAGATATGGAAAATATCACATTTTATGGCAAAGTAGATAACGCATTAGTGCCAAATTTTTTGAGATATTCATCGGTTGGCATTATCCCTTTTAGAACCGATATGAAGCTGATAGATGCCATCAGTCCATTGAAACTATATGAGTATATGGCGGCTGGACTGCCTGTTGTATCTGTAAAGTGGCAGGAGCTAGAGCATATAAATAGTCCAGCTTTTCTTGCTTCAAATTATAATAAATTTGCCTCTTTTTTACAAAAAGCTATAAGCGTTCAAGATAGACAAATTTATCTTGAATTTGCAAAAACAAACGGCTGGACTAGTAAAATAAAGCAGATAATAAAGGAATAA